One window from the genome of Mucilaginibacter ginsenosidivorans encodes:
- a CDS encoding RrF2 family transcriptional regulator — MKITSQEEYGLRVLLRIAKCRERDGMTIQALSFAEGLSTPYVAKLTRMLRMAGYINSTPGNKGGYILSRPAAQININEALKILGGSLFEKAFCEDYSGILKFCTNSVDCSIRSLWQMVQITIDNLLDKITLEDLIGSEMNADQLINTIIEQNIKTFMAGNGKINT; from the coding sequence ATGAAAATAACTTCACAAGAGGAATATGGTTTGCGGGTCCTGTTAAGGATTGCAAAGTGCCGCGAGCGGGACGGTATGACTATCCAGGCTTTAAGTTTTGCCGAAGGCCTGTCCACACCCTATGTAGCCAAACTTACCCGTATGCTCCGCATGGCCGGCTATATCAATAGTACACCGGGGAATAAGGGCGGCTATATCCTTTCGCGTCCCGCTGCCCAGATCAACATTAACGAGGCCTTAAAAATATTGGGAGGTTCCTTGTTTGAAAAAGCATTCTGCGAAGATTACTCCGGCATCCTTAAATTCTGTACCAATTCGGTGGATTGCTCGATACGTTCCCTCTGGCAAATGGTGCAGATCACCATTGATAATCTGCTGGATAAAATTACGCTGGAAGATCTTATCGGTTCAGAAATGAACGCGGATCAGCTGATCAATACCATTATTGAGCAAAACATAAAGACATTTATGGCCGGGAATGGAAAGATCAATACTTAA
- a CDS encoding PAS domain-containing sensor histidine kinase: MENAPLLNAIIQNAIDGIITITENGVVELINPSACKLFGYSPEEVIGNNLSMLMQSPDKDRHDTYLQRYQQTGIPHIIGTGREVTGLKKDGNVFPFRLAVSEVQLAEGIIYTGFIHDLSPRKEAEDKLKNLAVQLEEQVKERTLTLNNIVEQLRRSKEEVSLSLEKEKELGLLKSRFVSMASHEFRTPLSAIQLSVSLIDKYALVPDTGRIRKHVGKIKNAVGNLTSVLNEFLSLEKLEIGKVEPNFNRFDLVEFGEEITEQMQMIAKQNQNIIYQHTGTDNMVRLDRNLLKNCIFNLISNAIKYSGENTFIEFNTEIEAQICRITIKDNGIGIPEADQKHLFEAFFRAHNTGTIPGTGLGLNIVARYTCLMNGEVDFKSQVNQGTLFTLSFPAL; encoded by the coding sequence ATGGAAAATGCTCCGTTATTAAATGCAATTATTCAAAATGCGATCGACGGTATTATTACAATAACTGAGAATGGCGTCGTCGAACTGATCAACCCATCGGCATGTAAACTTTTTGGTTATTCGCCGGAAGAAGTGATCGGGAACAACCTATCCATGCTGATGCAATCGCCGGATAAAGACAGGCACGATACCTATCTTCAGCGTTATCAGCAAACCGGCATACCGCACATTATCGGTACAGGAAGGGAGGTGACCGGGTTAAAAAAAGACGGGAACGTTTTCCCTTTCAGGCTGGCCGTAAGCGAAGTTCAATTGGCTGAAGGGATAATTTACACCGGATTTATACATGATCTCAGCCCCCGGAAAGAAGCGGAGGATAAGCTTAAAAACCTTGCTGTTCAATTGGAAGAGCAGGTTAAAGAGCGCACCCTGACATTAAATAATATTGTCGAGCAATTGCGACGTTCGAAGGAAGAAGTGAGTTTGTCCCTGGAAAAAGAAAAAGAATTAGGGCTGTTGAAGAGCCGGTTCGTGTCGATGGCTTCACATGAGTTCAGGACACCTTTGAGTGCGATACAGCTATCTGTTTCTTTAATTGATAAATATGCCCTGGTCCCGGACACCGGTCGCATCCGGAAACATGTAGGAAAAATAAAGAATGCTGTCGGGAACTTAACCAGTGTGTTAAATGAATTCCTTTCATTGGAAAAACTGGAAATCGGAAAAGTAGAACCAAACTTTAACCGCTTTGACCTTGTAGAATTTGGGGAAGAAATCACCGAACAAATGCAGATGATTGCCAAACAAAATCAAAACATTATTTATCAGCATACCGGCACGGATAATATGGTCAGGCTTGACCGGAATCTCTTAAAAAATTGCATTTTTAATTTGATCAGCAACGCCATAAAATATTCTGGTGAAAATACATTTATTGAATTCAACACCGAGATAGAAGCTCAAATCTGTAGAATAACCATTAAAGACAATGGCATCGGCATACCCGAAGCGGATCAGAAGCATTTATTCGAAGCATTTTTCAGGGCACACAATACGGGAACTATTCCGGGGACTGGCTTAGGCTTGAATATCGTAGCAAGATATACTTGTTTGATGAACGGCGAGGTCGACTTTAAAAGCCAAGTGAATCAGGGCACTTTATTTACGCTTTCATTTCCAGCACTATGA
- a CDS encoding cysteine desulfurase: protein MILAGTSTDRLDITAIRLQFPILSRMVKGRPLIYLDNAATTQKPQAVIDAISQYYCGYNANIHRGIHTLAEEATAAYEDSRTALQEFIGAASADEIIFTRGTTEGINLVAYTWGRANIIAGDEIIISEMEHHSNIVPWQILCKEKGAELKVIPVMDNGELSMPAYLDLLTTRTKLVAVTQVSNALGTVNPVKEIIRAAHRAGALVLIDGAQSAVHLDINVQDMDCDFFAFSGHKLYGPTGIGVLYGKKELLNHMPVFHGGGEMIKEVTFAYTTYNELPYKYEAGTPNIADAIALKSAIDFIKKHGRNQIRQHEAALLSYATEQLEAIPGLTIIGNAKEKASVISFIIKGLHPQDIGILLDNQGIAVRTGHHCTQPLMKRFGIPGTVRASFAVYNTTEEIDALVAGLRKAIKMLS from the coding sequence ATGATTTTGGCAGGCACATCAACGGACCGTTTGGATATCACGGCGATCCGGCTACAGTTTCCTATCCTAAGCCGTATGGTTAAGGGTCGTCCGTTGATTTATCTGGATAACGCAGCGACCACCCAAAAACCGCAGGCTGTAATTGACGCCATCAGTCAATACTACTGCGGATATAATGCAAATATCCACCGGGGCATACATACCCTGGCTGAAGAAGCCACAGCAGCTTACGAGGACTCCCGTACAGCATTACAAGAATTTATTGGGGCGGCCTCTGCCGATGAGATCATTTTTACCCGTGGTACCACCGAAGGAATTAACCTGGTGGCTTATACCTGGGGGCGGGCAAACATTATTGCAGGCGACGAGATCATCATCTCTGAAATGGAGCACCATTCCAATATTGTGCCCTGGCAGATCCTGTGTAAAGAAAAGGGTGCCGAACTAAAAGTCATCCCGGTTATGGATAATGGTGAGCTTTCCATGCCGGCGTACCTGGATCTGCTGACTACACGGACCAAGCTGGTCGCTGTCACGCAGGTATCTAACGCGCTGGGCACTGTTAATCCGGTAAAAGAGATCATCCGGGCCGCACACCGGGCCGGCGCACTGGTTTTGATCGACGGGGCTCAATCGGCAGTTCATCTTGATATTAATGTGCAGGACATGGATTGCGATTTCTTTGCTTTTTCGGGGCATAAGCTGTATGGCCCTACCGGCATTGGTGTACTGTATGGCAAAAAGGAACTGCTAAATCATATGCCGGTTTTTCATGGTGGCGGTGAAATGATAAAAGAGGTGACTTTTGCGTATACGACCTACAACGAGCTTCCCTATAAATATGAGGCGGGGACACCGAATATAGCGGATGCCATCGCCTTAAAATCCGCGATAGATTTCATTAAAAAACATGGCAGGAACCAAATAAGGCAACATGAAGCGGCGTTATTAAGCTATGCCACCGAACAGCTTGAAGCGATCCCCGGATTAACCATTATCGGAAATGCAAAAGAGAAAGCGAGCGTGATCTCTTTTATCATAAAGGGCCTTCATCCGCAGGATATCGGGATCTTACTGGATAATCAGGGGATTGCCGTCAGGACCGGGCATCATTGTACGCAGCCGCTGATGAAACGCTTTGGTATTCCCGGAACGGTGAGGGCTTCGTTTGCAGTTTATAATACAACCGAAGAAATTGACGCGCTGGTTGCAGGCTTACGAAAAGCTATTAAAATGTTATCGTGA
- a CDS encoding iron-sulfur cluster assembly protein encodes MDDNVLKQKVIDCLQTIYDPEIPVSIYELGLIYETEILPPYNNVQIVMTLTAPSCPSAQDIPVEVEQKVRAIEGVNEVIVIVTWDPPWDSDMMSETAKLELGLL; translated from the coding sequence ATGGATGACAATGTATTGAAACAAAAAGTGATCGATTGCCTGCAGACCATCTACGATCCGGAGATACCGGTAAGCATTTATGAGCTGGGGCTAATTTATGAAACGGAAATCCTGCCACCCTATAATAATGTTCAGATCGTGATGACGCTGACGGCACCGAGTTGTCCGTCTGCCCAGGATATCCCGGTGGAGGTGGAACAAAAAGTAAGAGCCATTGAAGGCGTAAATGAGGTCATTGTGATTGTCACCTGGGATCCGCCATGGGATAGCGATATGATGTCAGAAACAGCCAAACTTGAATTGGGCCTTTTGTAA
- a CDS encoding SufE family protein, whose translation MEKDIAAIEEAFIESFSFLDTWEEKYEYIIELGKKLPALDEQFKTEDKKIKGCQSTVWLVASYQDDKVFFKADSDAVIVKGLVSMLIEVLSGQAPDSILNARLEFIEKIGMHVHLAQTRSNGLRAMIAQMKDYARAFKIIHI comes from the coding sequence ATGGAAAAGGATATTGCAGCAATTGAAGAAGCATTTATTGAATCATTTTCTTTCCTGGATACCTGGGAGGAGAAATATGAATATATCATCGAGTTAGGGAAGAAGCTGCCGGCTTTAGATGAGCAGTTCAAAACGGAAGATAAAAAGATCAAAGGCTGCCAGTCGACGGTTTGGCTGGTGGCATCTTATCAGGACGATAAGGTTTTCTTTAAAGCAGACAGCGATGCGGTTATCGTAAAGGGCCTGGTAAGTATGCTGATTGAGGTATTGTCGGGACAAGCACCGGACAGCATTTTAAATGCCCGGCTGGAATTCATCGAAAAGATAGGGATGCATGTCCATTTGGCGCAAACCCGTTCAAACGGCCTGCGCGCGATGATTGCGCAAATGAAAGATTATGCCAGGGCCTTTAAAATAATTCATATTTAA
- a CDS encoding chloride channel protein, producing MKHPNHIPISPILSSIDNEAQSTNDSLQLKKRLLRISGLSILVAIAISLIAKFLVILINIVTNLSFYRSLESVFHSPADNQLGLWVIFVPAIGGVLVGLMALYGSKAIRGHGIPEAMEQILTNQSRIKPSIAFLKPISSAIAIGTGGPFGAEGPIIATGGALGSTLGQLFKISSNERKIILAAGATAGMAAIFGTPIAGVFLAIELLLFEFSPRSILPVALACITGAAGHHLLFGTGPVFPMPDLKIPNNGALAIYSSIGLVIGFLSLGVTKIVYFIEDIFEKLPVHWMWWPAIGGLAVGLIGFFAPKTLGVGYDNIISILSGTLSVIVILRLFLFKFLSWAIALGSGTSGGTLAPLLTIGGAAGALTGALILTLFPDSGITIPMTALIGMSSMFAGASRAYLTSITFALESTGQFHALLPLLGACTAAYIVSFFLMENTIMTEKIARRGVLTPDSYEPDILGKLTVAQVIKDTATILDPGQTIREVRDWLKTNKIQDKYFITADKKGNYLGIVTLQDINRHDIESESLLNAIIHTGTHAVDKTDSLRKAVELLSKGTLEVLPVIMDHQVIGLLSHQDIIDTYKSHQDENEIVNTQISLKRQRLKVLAHGKGLFSARKKSK from the coding sequence ATGAAGCATCCTAATCATATCCCCATCTCCCCGATACTGTCTTCTATCGACAACGAGGCTCAGTCTACAAATGACAGTCTGCAATTAAAAAAAAGATTATTACGTATTTCAGGGTTGTCTATTTTGGTAGCCATTGCCATCAGCCTGATCGCAAAGTTTTTGGTCATACTGATCAATATTGTAACCAATCTGTCTTTTTACAGATCACTAGAATCAGTGTTCCATAGCCCCGCCGATAATCAATTGGGATTATGGGTGATCTTTGTACCGGCAATTGGCGGCGTTTTAGTTGGCCTGATGGCATTATACGGTTCTAAAGCAATTCGGGGGCACGGCATACCCGAAGCAATGGAACAGATACTGACCAATCAAAGCAGGATCAAACCTTCTATCGCCTTTTTAAAACCTATATCTTCTGCTATAGCCATCGGAACGGGCGGTCCCTTCGGCGCCGAAGGCCCGATCATAGCAACCGGCGGCGCCTTAGGTTCTACGCTGGGCCAGCTCTTTAAGATATCTTCCAATGAACGCAAGATCATACTTGCTGCCGGTGCTACGGCCGGTATGGCTGCCATATTTGGCACGCCGATCGCAGGGGTATTCTTAGCCATAGAATTATTGCTATTTGAATTTTCACCCCGGTCCATTCTCCCGGTTGCGCTGGCTTGTATTACCGGCGCTGCAGGTCATCATTTATTATTTGGCACAGGCCCGGTATTTCCGATGCCTGATTTAAAGATTCCCAACAACGGCGCTTTGGCCATCTATAGCAGCATTGGATTAGTGATCGGATTCCTTTCATTAGGCGTGACTAAGATTGTTTATTTCATAGAAGACATCTTTGAAAAATTACCGGTTCATTGGATGTGGTGGCCGGCAATAGGTGGTTTAGCGGTTGGACTGATCGGTTTCTTTGCCCCCAAAACGCTGGGTGTCGGGTATGATAATATCATTAGTATCCTTTCGGGGACTTTGAGTGTGATCGTTATTTTACGATTGTTTCTTTTTAAATTCCTTTCCTGGGCAATCGCGTTGGGAAGTGGCACTTCCGGTGGAACACTGGCACCATTGCTTACCATAGGCGGAGCGGCCGGAGCACTTACAGGAGCGCTGATTTTAACCCTATTCCCCGATTCAGGTATCACGATTCCCATGACCGCGTTGATTGGAATGTCTTCGATGTTCGCAGGGGCTTCGAGAGCCTACCTCACGAGTATCACCTTCGCATTGGAATCCACCGGGCAGTTTCATGCCTTATTACCATTATTAGGTGCTTGTACAGCTGCCTATATTGTTTCTTTCTTTTTGATGGAAAATACGATCATGACAGAAAAGATCGCGCGGAGAGGGGTGCTTACGCCGGATTCCTATGAACCTGATATACTGGGAAAACTAACGGTGGCACAGGTAATCAAGGATACGGCTACAATTCTTGACCCCGGACAAACGATCCGTGAAGTCAGGGATTGGCTAAAAACAAACAAAATTCAGGACAAATATTTTATTACGGCCGACAAAAAAGGTAATTATCTGGGGATCGTAACCCTGCAGGATATCAACCGGCACGATATAGAATCGGAATCATTGTTAAACGCGATCATCCACACCGGAACTCATGCCGTTGATAAAACGGACAGCCTTCGGAAAGCAGTGGAGTTGCTGTCAAAAGGAACGTTAGAAGTACTGCCGGTGATAATGGATCACCAGGTCATAGGTTTATTAAGCCATCAGGATATTATTGATACTTATAAATCGCACCAAGATGAAAATGAAATAGTAAACACACAGATTTCATTGAAGCGGCAAAGGTTAAAAGTATTGGCTCATGGAAAAGGATTATTCAGTGCCCGTAAAAAAAGCAAATGA
- a CDS encoding Crp/Fnr family transcriptional regulator: MTNNHLCGPGGCFLCQSCLKDWLPAIGLNKKNILVKRGQLLFKEGDPVKGIFFVASGNLKVHKRWTKEKEVILRFAKDGDIIGHLGLGNQPTYPVSATAIDQSLVCYVDMDFFNTSLNVNHQLSIKMMHFFANELQESEKRMRNQAHMSVRGRVAQALISLKNQFGLNEHGFVNVEITRQDLASYSGAVYESLFRTINDFTEKGLATITGRRMMIMNEVMLMKLIEDDGL, translated from the coding sequence ATGACGAATAACCATTTATGTGGTCCGGGCGGTTGTTTTTTATGCCAGTCCTGTTTAAAGGATTGGCTACCCGCAATTGGCCTAAACAAAAAAAATATTCTTGTTAAAAGAGGACAACTTTTGTTTAAGGAAGGCGATCCGGTTAAGGGCATTTTCTTTGTCGCAAGCGGGAATCTAAAGGTTCATAAAAGATGGACTAAAGAAAAAGAGGTGATTTTAAGGTTTGCAAAGGACGGCGATATTATTGGCCATCTCGGATTAGGCAATCAACCAACCTATCCTGTATCTGCCACAGCGATCGATCAATCTTTGGTTTGCTATGTAGATATGGATTTTTTTAATACTTCATTAAATGTTAATCACCAGTTGAGTATCAAAATGATGCATTTTTTTGCGAATGAGTTGCAGGAATCAGAAAAAAGGATGCGGAACCAGGCACATATGTCTGTGAGAGGAAGGGTTGCCCAGGCTTTGATTAGCCTTAAAAACCAATTTGGGCTGAATGAACATGGCTTTGTGAATGTTGAGATAACCCGGCAGGATCTTGCGTCTTATTCAGGCGCGGTTTATGAATCCTTATTCCGGACCATCAACGACTTCACGGAGAAGGGATTAGCCACCATTACCGGTAGAAGGATGATGATTATGAACGAAGTAATGTTAATGAAACTGATTGAAGATGATGGTTTATAG